A region from the Triticum urartu cultivar G1812 chromosome 1, Tu2.1, whole genome shotgun sequence genome encodes:
- the LOC125527480 gene encoding glycine-rich cell wall structural protein 2-like → MATIKHLAIVVLVLLSIGTSTNARILLGYGPGGGGGGGGSGGGGGAGYGGSGSGSGYGEGVGSGGGISGGGYGHGGGGGGGGGEGGGAGSGYGSGEGSDYGSGAGGYGGGSGGGRGGGQGGGGAGYGHGSGEGSGYGGGASGGGGGHGGGGGGGQGGGSGGGSGYGSGSGSGYGGGYGGGGGGGQGGGSGYGSGSGSGYSYGSGGGFVNGHH, encoded by the coding sequence ATGGCTACCATCAAGCATTTGGCCATTGTCGTTCTTGTCCTCCTTAGCATAGGCACGAGCACCAACGCTCGAATCCTCCTGGGATACGGTCCTGGCGGAGGAGGCGGTGGTGGAGGCagcggtggaggtggtggtgcTGGCTATGGTGGATCAGGGTCTGGTTCTGGGTATGGCGAGGGTGTTGGAAGTGGAGGAGGTATTAGCGGTGGTGGATACGGCCATGGTGgtggcggtggaggcggtggagGTGAGGGTGGAGGCGCCGGTTCTGGGTATGGGTCTGGGGAGGGCTCTGACTACGGGAGCGGCGCCGGTGGGTACGGTGGCGGCAGTGGCGGAGGACGCGGTGGTGGCCAAGGTGGCGGTGGTGCAGGCTATGGGCATGGGTCCGGTGAGGGTTCTGGCTATGGCGGTGGTgctagtggtggtggtggcgggcacggaggtggtggcggtggcggaCAAGGTGGTGGGTCTGGCGGGGGCTCAGGCTACGGTTCCGGGTCTGGCAGTGGATATGGTGGAGGatatggaggcggcggcggaggtggtcAAGGTGGAGGCTCTGGCTATGGCTCTGGGTCTGGCTCTGGATACAGTtacggctccggcggtggctttGTAAATGGACACCACTGA